The genomic window TTATATTCACATGTTTACAGGAATCTATTATGGTTCTTATAAACAAGGTAGAGAGATGATTTGGATTTCTGGTATGTTATTATTTATGACATTCTCAGCTGCTGGATTCTCTGGATATATGTTACCATGGGGACAAATGTCTTACTGGGCGGCAATGGTTATTACAAACTTATTTGGTGGAGTTCCTGTTATTGGAGATGCACTTGTAGTTTGGATTAGAGGAGACTTTAACGTGGCTGATGCTACATTAACAAGATTCTTCATGTTACACGTATTTTTATTACCTATTACTATTATGGCAATTATTGGTGTTCACTTTTATACATTAAGAATTCCTCACGTTAATAATCAAAATTCTGATGAATTTGATTTCGATGCAGAAGCTGAAAAATATTTAGCAGGAAATAAAAAAGAATCAAAAGTTATTCCTTTTTGGCCAATTTTTATCTCTAAAGATTTAGCTGTATTAGGTGTTTTCTTAATTTTCTATTTCTATTTAGTGTTCTTCCATTATAACTTTGCAATGGATCCAGTTAACTTTGACCCAGCTGATAATATGGTAACACCTGCTCATATTTATCCTGAGTGGTATTTCTTATGGTCATATGAAGTATTAAGAGGTTTCTTCTTTGATATTGCTGGATTTAAAGCATTTGATATTGGATTAATAGCATTCGCATTTGCAAATGTTATCTTCTTAGTATTACCATGGTTAGATAGAGATCCAAAAATTCTACCTGCACATAAAAGACCTGTATTCTTTATTTGGTTCTGGGTACTAATGATTGACTTAATAGTATTAACTGTTTATGGTAAATTACCTCCAACAGGTGCAAATGCATGGGTTGGATTCTTTGCAGCATTAGGATTTATCTTATTATTTGTTGTACTTCCAATCGTTACTAAAATTGACGCTAAGAAAAGGGGATCACTATGAGAGAATTAAAAATACTAGCAGTAGTAGTAGCTTTAACGTTAATTACATACTGGGGAGTTGAACCATTCGCACACTCTCAAATGCATCCACATGTTGAAGCAGCAAATTATAAATTTGATAAAGCGGATGAAGAAACATCTAAAGACGCAGTTAAAAAAGCTGAAGAAGCTTTAGTAAAAGCTGAAAAATCAACTAACAAAAAAGATATTGATGCAGCAAAAGCTGATATTGCATCATTAAAAGAATTTGAAAAAACAAGTAATGAATTTTGGGCTTCAAATAAAGAAGCAGAAAATTTAGTTGGTAATGTTGCAAATGGTGAAACATTAGTTACTAGTAACTGTACTGCTTGTCACTCAATTGAAGCAAAAGGTTTCCCAGCAGTTATGGATAATGCAAGTTCAGCAGCTGCTTATGGTGTAGTTCCACCTGATTTAGGAACAGTTGGTAAATTATATACTAAAGAATATTTAGTTGCATTTATTAAAAACCCACCTATGGCATCAAAAGTTTCTCATAAATTTGTTGATGGTAAAGTGCATCCAATGCCAAACTTTGATTGGTTACAACCTCAAGAAATTGCTGATTCTGTTGCTTATTTAAAAGATATCGCACCAAAAGAGATGACTAATAAAGAAGTATTTATTAATGCTTGTCAAAGATGTCACTCAATTAAATACGCAGATATGAAAAATGGTACAATGGCAGCATTTACACCATCTGATGATATCAAAAAATACATGGGAAAAGTACCACCTGATTTATCTCAAATGATTAGATCAAGAGGTCATGAATATTTAGAAACATTCATTAATGATCCACAAAAACACCTTCCTGGTACAGCAATGCCTAGAGTTGGATTAACAGAAGAAGCTCAAGCTCAAGTTATTTCATATTTAGAAGAAGTTGGTGATTCTAAAAAAGCACAAAGAGAAGAACTAGGACCTAAATTCTTAATCTATCTAGTGATTTTTGCGATTTTTGGTTTCTTATGGAAAGCAAGTAAATGGAGAGATGTTCACTAGAACATCTCTTCTATAATAGGAGAAAATAAATGAAATTAGCAAAATTAATAATCGCAGCATCATTATTTGTAGTTTCTGTAAGTGCAAATGATGTGTTACAAAATTCAATGTCAACTATGGAAAAAGGTATGACTCAAATTCAAAAAGGATTTTTAAATAACAACCTTGATTTGATTAAAGAGGGTACAAAACTTGTAAAAGAAGGAAATATTCTTTTTTCTGATGCTAAAGTAATAAACCAATATTTACCTGATAATAAAAAACACATGGTAAATGTTGCTGAAAATGCTTCAAAAAGAATTTCTTTAGATATTACGGAATTAGAAGCTAATTTAGATAATAAAGCATTTATAAAAGCTGCTAATTCATATTCTGATATGTTAAATGCCTGTTCTAGCTGTCACTCAATAGTTAGAAATTGGTAAAAAATTAAAAAAGATAAACTTTAAAGTTTATCTTTTTTTTATAAAAGAATTTTTGAGCTAGCAGATATTATTGCTGTTTCAGAACGAAGTATTAAATTAGAATTAAATCCTACAATATTTTCACTATTAAATTTTCCTCTTTCATTTTTTGAAAAACCACCCTCACATCCAATAACTAAAGTTTTAATTTCATCTTTTTTATTATCAATACAAACTGTTGAGAAATCTAAAAAATAAACATCTTCATTCTCTTTTATAAAATTTTCTAAACCTTTAGAAATTTCAAGTTTAATAATATCAGATCTTCCACATTGAGATGAAGAATTAATTAAAATCTTTTCTAGTTTTTCGATATTTATTTTGAAGTTTTTTTGTGAATAATCAGCATAAATAAATGTGATTTTATCAACTCCCATTTCATTTAGTGAAGTTATATACTTTTCAACTGTTTTTGGATCTACAACACACCAACCAAGATGTAATTTTTTTTCATTAATTAAAATTTTCTCTTCACTTAAAATTAAATTCAAGTTTGCTTTTTTTTTGTCAATAGAGCTAATTTTATATAAATAAATATTATTATCTTTTAAATTTCTAAAATATATCTCATCATCAATTTTATGTCGTCTTGCTTTTATCAAATAATTATAAACATCATCTTTAATTTCTAATATTTCTTTTCCACAAAATTCATCATAAGTAAACTGCATTAAAATACCTTACTTATAATATAAACAGCAATTATTACTGATATTTCAATTGTATAAATCTTTTTTGCATAAACAAAAAATTCATTTTGTAATTCAATTTGATCATGTTTAATAACTCTCATTTTTTTGTATCTTTTTATTTCAATTACTAATAAAAATATAGAAGCAGGAATCATTAAAGCTATTGTAATACTAAAAGTTTGGGCATAAAAAGCTACTATTGTTCCTGTGTAAATTACTATTGCATTTGTTAAATGATATAAAGGTGTCATAAATTTCAATCGTTTTGCTAAAACAATAAACTCTTTTTCTTTAGATACTGAATATAGATTAAATAACATAATTGCTAAGAAAAAATATATTGTATAAACGTGCATCTGAACCGCACTGTGCATTAATTCCATTCTTGTTTATCTCACTTTTAAAAAATTTTGGTATTATATCTAACTTGTCATAAGTTTTTATTTTAACTACAAAAAGGAATAATATGGCTATTAATGTACAAACTGCTGTAGATATTATTTCAAATTTAACACTAAGTCTTAATTTTGAAATTATCCCAATAGAAAATGCTACAAGTAGAATATGTGCTCAAGATGTTTTTGCCACAAGTTTTTTACCAAAATTTAATAATTCAGCAATGGATGGTTATGCAATAATTTATGAAGATAAAAATAGTGAATTAGAAATAATTGATATTATTTTTGCAGGTGATAATAACGATAAATTATTAGAAAAAAATTCTTGCATAAAAATCATGACTGGTGCAAAAATTCCAGAAAATTCAACAGCTATAATTCCAAAAGAAGATATAGAAGAACTTAATGATAATAAAATAAAAATTTTAAAAAATGTTAAAGAATTTCAACATATAAGATATATTGGTGAAGATATAAAACAAAATGAACTTTTAATAAATATTGGTGATGAAATAAATTTCTCAAAAATTGCCCTACTTGCAAGTCAAGGAATATCTCATATAAAAGTTTATAAAAAACCAAAAGTTACTATTTTTACAAGTGGTGAAGAGTTAAAACTTCATTATGAAAAAATTGAATCTTTTCAAATTTATAATTCAAACACTCCAACATTTATTTCAAGAACTCAAGAATTAGGTTGTGATGTAACATTTATAGGCCAAGCAAAAGATACTATTGAAGCTATTAAAGAGTTAGTTAATAACTCATTAGATGCCGATTTAATAATTACTTCAGGTGGTGTTTCTGTTGGGGATGCTGATTTTACAAAAGAGGCATTTTATGAATTAGGATTTGAAACACTTTTTGATGGAATAAATGTAAAACCAGGAAAACCAACGGTTTTTGGAAAAATTAAAGATACATATATTTTGAATCTTCCTGGTAATCCTTTAGCATCTGCGCTTATATTTGAAATGTTTGGAAAAATATTAATTCAAAAATTTCTAGGTTCAAAAAATATTCATCAAAATTTTATACTTGGAAAAATCAAAGATACCTTTTGCACAAAAAAAGGTAAGACTACAATAATTCCAGGTTTTTTTGATGGAGAATTTTTTGAAGTTTCGCAAAAAAGGTCACCAGGAATGGTATCAATTTTAAGCTCATGTAATTCAATGATTATTATTGATGATGAAGTTGAAACTTTAAAAAAAGATAATTTAATAAAAATATTACCAATAAATTGGAAATTCTTTAGCGATATAAAAAAGGACTTTTTAACACATGAATAACAAAACTAAAAAAGCAATATGCATTTTAAGTGGAGGAATGGATTCAACATTAGCTTCATACATAGCAAAAAATGATGGATATGAAATAATTGCAGTTCATTTTAATTATGGACAAAGAACACAAGACAGAGAACTAAAAGCATTTAGAGATATTTGTGAAGATTTAAAGATTTTAGAAAAATATGAAATAGATATTCCATTTTTTACACAAATTGGAGCGAGTGCTTTAACAGATAAAAATATTGATGTACCAACAGGTGGAGTTGAAACTGGTGTTCCTATAACTTATGTTCCATTTAGAAATGGGATATTTTTATCAATAACGGCAGCAATTGCAGAAAAAGAAGGTGCAACTGCCATGTATATTGGAGTTGTTCAAGAAGATAGTTCAGGTTACCCAGATTGTACTGATTTATTTATATCAGACATGAAAAGAGCTATAAATCAAGGAACAAAAGAAGATACTCATATTGATATAAAAACTCCTTTAGTTCATCTTTCAAAAGCACAAATTGTTTTAGAAGCAAAAAAACTAAATGTTCCACTTGAACATACTTGGTCTTGTTATAAAGAAGAGGAAGAAGCATGCGGAGTTTGTGATTCTTGTAGATTAAGATTAAATGGATTTAAAATAGCAAATCAAATTGATCCAATTGCTTACAAGGCTTTATAATGCATTGGAAAATATCAAAAGAGTTTGAATTTTGTTATGGACATAGAGTTTGGTCACAAACTTTAGATGCCGAATTTTCATTGGATTCATGTTTAAAATGCAGACATTTACATGGACACCAAGGGAAAATTTTAGTTTATTTAGAAGCTCATGAATTAAAAGATGGAATGGTTACAGACTTTAAACATCTAAATTGGTTTAAACAATTTATTGATGATGTATTAGATCATAAATTTATTTTAGATTTAAATGATCCTTTATTTTCAACACTACTTCCAAAAATAGAAAAATCAGAATTAATAAAATTTGATGAAAACTTCTATTTAGTAGATTTAACAAAATTTAAAGATGAAGAAAATCACATTAAAGAGCTTTATGAGGGTTATGTAATTGTAGATTTTGTACCAACAAGTGAGAATCTTTCAGCTTGGTTTTTAAAAATTGTTCAAAAAAAGATGGATAAATTAAATATAAAAGTTTCCCATGTGGAATTTTTAGAAACACCGAAAAGTAAAAGTACCTTTTATGCTTGAGATAAATGAAATCTTTGGACCAACAATTCAAGGTGAAGGAAAACTTGTAGGAACTCCTTCAATTTTTATTAGATTTGGAAAATGTAATTTCAAGTGTGAAGGATTTCAAGTTGAGTATGAAACTCCAAGTGGAATAAAAAAATGTGCTTGTGATTCATATTACGCTGTTGATACAGAGTTTAAAGATACTTGGACAAAATATAAATCTTATGAAGAGATTGTAAGTGAAGTAAATGAATTATTATCAAAATATCCAAACAATTATAAAATCGATATTGTAATAACTGGTGGAGAACCTTTATTATATTGGAATAAAATTGAGTTTCAAAAACTAATAAAACATTACATAAATGATGGTCATAAAGTTACAATTGAAACAAATGCTTCACTAAACTTAAACTTTGAATTTGACTATCAAAAAGAGATTTTATTTTCAATGAGTGTAAAATTAAGTAATTCATTAGAGCCTTTAAAAAAGCGAATAAATAAAGAAACTCTTACAAAAATATTAACAAATACAAAAAAATCATATTTGAAATTTGTTATTGGAAAAGATTTTTTACAAGATGCAAATAAAGAAATTCATGCAATTTTAGAAGATATTCCAAAGTGTGAAGTATATTTAATGCCACTTGGTGATACAGCAGATGAGATAAATAAAAATTGTGAAGATGTGATAAATATGGCAATAGAAAATGGTTTTAGATATTGTGATAGATTACATATTAGAGTGTGGAATAATAAAAGAGGCGTTTAACACTCAAATATATTATTTATAAAAGTGTTGATATAATAAACAATTAATGTAAAATTAAAAAGGATTAAAATGAAATTTACAGGTTCTAATGTATTAGTTACAGGTGCAAGTAGAGGAATTGGTGCACAAATTGCAAAAACTCTTGCAGGTTTTGGACTAAAAGTTTGGATAAATTATAGAAGTGGCGCTGAAGCTGCTGAAGCTATAAAAGAAGAGATTGAAAAAGCAGGAGGAATTGCTGCAATTATAAAAGCTGATGTAACAAATGAAGATGAATTTGCAAATGCAGTTAAAACAATAGTTGATGCTGATGGTGAATTATCTTATTTAGTTAATAATGCTGGAATTACAAAAGATAAATTAGCTTTAAGAATGAGTGTTGCAGATTTTAATGATGTAATTAGTGCAAACTTAACATCTGGATTTATAGGTTGTAAAGAAGCTTTAAAAGTAATGAGTAAAAAAAGATTTGGTTCAGTTGTTAATATCTCTTCAATTGTTGGAGAAATGGGAAATGCTGGTCAAACTAACTATTCAGCTTCAAAAGGTGGCTTAAATGCAATGACAAAATCATTTGCAAAAGAAGCAGCTTCAAGAGGAATTAGATATAACGCAGTTACACCTGGATTTATTCAAACAGATATGACACATGAATTAAAAGATGAAGTAAAAGCTGAATATGAGAAAAATATTCCTCTTTCAAGATTCGGTCAACCCTCAGAAATAGCTGATGCAGTAGCATTTTTATTAAGTGATCATGCTTCATATATTACAGGTGAAATATTAAAAGTTAACGGTGGATTATACGTTTAATATTTTTAATTAAACTTCAAATATTTAATTTAAAAGAGTTTTTAAAAACTTTTTTGTTATAATACGTAAATAATTTTATAAAAGGAATAAGTATGGCATTATTAGATGATGTAAAAGAAGTTGTTATTGAGCAATTAGATTGCGATCCAGCAGAAGTAAAAGAAGATTCAAAATTTATTGAAGATTTAGGTGCTGACTCTTTAGATGTTGTTGAATTAGTTATGGCATTAGAAGAAAAATTTGACATCGAAATCCCTGATGAAGATGCTGAAAAAATCTTAACTGTTGCTGACGCTATAAATTACATCGAAAATAACGCGTAATTTATACGCTATTTAAATAGAAGATTAATTCTTCTATTTATATTTAAACTATTGAGTTTTTTTATAAAAAAATTGAATAATTCAAATAATAAAAACATGGAGCATATTTAAATGAGAAGAGTTGTTGTAACGGGTATTGGTACTATTAATTCTACAGGACATAATGTAAAAGATTCTTTCAAAGCTGTTGTAGATGGTGTTTGTGGTATTGACACAATTACACTATTTGATGCAAGTGAATTTTCTGTAAAAATTGCTGGTGAAGTAAAAGATTTCGATCCTACAACTGTTATGGACAAAAAAGAAGTAAAAAAAGCTGATAGATTTATTCAATTAGGTATAAAAGCTGCTCTTGAAGCTATGATTGATTCTGGTTATGTAACACAAGAAAATAAAAAAGTTGATGCTTCTATTGCAGATAGATTTGGAATGATTTCTGGTTCTGGAATTGGTGGTTTATCAACGATTGAAAGAAATTCTGTTGTTTGCGAAACAAAAGGTTCAAGAAAAGTTTCACCTTTCTTTATTCCATCATCACTTGCTAATATGTTAAGTGGATTTATTTCTATTGAACATAATTTAAGAGGTCCATCATTGGCACATGTTACTGCTTGTGCTGCTTCAACACATGCTTTAAATGATGCTGTAAAAACTATAATGATTGGTGGAGCAGATAGAGTTTTAGTAGTAGGTGCAGAAAGTGCAATTTGTGGTGCAGGAGTTGCAGGATTTGCAGCGATGAAAGCATTATCGACAAGAAATGATGAGCCTAAAAAATCGTCTAGACCATTTGATATTGATAGAGATGGTTTTGTAATGGGAGAAGGTGCTGGAGCACTAGTTGTTGAAGATTTAGAAATAGCACTAGCACGTGGTGCTAAAATTTATGCTGAAATTATTGGATTCGGAGAATCAGGCGATGCTAATCACATCACTTCACCTGTTATGGATGGTCCGTTAAGAGCTATGAAAGCAGCATTTGAAATGGCAAAAAGCATTACTGGAGAATATCCAAAAATTGATTATATTAATGCACATGGAACATCAACTCCTGTTGGTGATAAAAATGAAACAGCAGCAATTAAAGCACTATTTGATGGAAAAGATATACCATTAGTTTCTTCAACTAAAGGTCAAATTGGACATTGTTTAGGAGCAGCAGGAGCTATTGAAGCTATTTTTACTATCAAGGCTCTTGAAGAGGGAATTATTCCTCCAACTATTAATATAGATAATCAAGACCCAGAATGTGATTTAGATTATGTTGCAAATGTTGCAAGAAAAGCAAATTTAACTACTGTTATGAGTAATAATTTTGGTTTTGGTGGAACTAATGGTTCTGTAATATTTAGAAAATATGAAAAATAATTTAAAATAAAACCTAACTATAAAGGAGATAATTTTTATTATCTCTTTTTTTTTTAAAGGGAAAAAATTGGCAGCTTACCTAGAATTCGAAGATAAAATCAAAAAAATTGAAGATGATATAATAATAGCTAAAACAAAAGCAGATGAACATGCTGTTGATATTTTAGAAAAAAAATTAGAAAAAGAAGTTGAAAAAACTTTCAAAAACTTAAGTGATTATCAAAAACTACAACTTGCACGACATCCAGATAGACCTTATTCACTAGACTATATAAATGGTTTACTAACAAATGCTTATGAAATTCATGGGGATAGACACTATGTAGATGACCATGCAATTGTATGTTATCTGGGATATATTAATGATCAAAAAGTATTAGTAATTGGTGAACAAAAAGGAAGAGGAACTAAAGATAAACTTTTCAGAAATTTCGGGATGCCAAATCCTGAAGGTTATAGAAAAGCATTAAGAGCAGCTAAAATGGCTGAGAAATTTCAAATTCCTATACTCATGTTAGTTGATACTCCGGGTGCATATCCAGGAATTGGAGCAGAAGAAAGAAGTCAAAGTGAAGCGATTGCAAGAAATTTATATGAATTTGCTGACTTAACAACTCCAACTGTTTCTGTTGTAATTGGAGAAGGTGGTTCAGGTGGTGCATTAGCAATTTCAGTTGCTGATAAACTAGCTATGATGAGATATTCTGTTTATGCTGTTATCTCACCAGAGGGATGTAGTGCTATATTGTGGAATGATCCTTCAAAAGTTGAAACTGCTGCAAATGCATTAAAAATTACAGCTGAAAACTTAAAAGAATTAAATTTGATTGATGATGTAATAAATGAACCATTAATTGGTGCACATAGAAAAAAAGAAGAGGCTATTCTAGCTTTAAAAGAGTATTTTTTAAACTCTTTAACTGAGTTAAAAAAATTAACTCCTGAAGAAAGATCTAATAAAAAATATGAAAAAATTATGAACTTAGGTTCTTTTTTAGAAAAATAATCTCAAAGATAAGAAGTAAACTTCTTATCTAACTAATCTACCAACTGGTTCCCCACCAATTAAGTGAAAATGTAAATGATGAACCTCTTGTCCACCATGATCTCCAATATTTGTAATCAATCTATAGCCACTTTGTTTTATATCTAATTTAGCTGCAACTTTTTGAATAAAAGTAGTCATATCAGCCATAATATTTGAAGGTACTACATCAAAAGAGTCATAATGTTCTTTTGGAATAATTAAAACATGAATTTTTCTAGTAGGATTAATATCGTTAAATGCTAAAAAATTTTCATCTTCTAAAATAGTTTGATTTGGTATCTCACCTTTTACAATCTTACAGAATATACACATTATTTTTCCTTGAAATTAAATAGTAAAATATTATAACCAAACTCTAATAAATCTTTAAGTATAATCCCAAAAATACAGATACGAATAATTTAAATCCAAGATAATTATTTACAAATTAGGGAGAAAAAAGTGACACAGTGGATTGAAAAAATAACCAATGCAGCTTCACTTGAAGAATTAGAAAATCTTAGAATTGATACTTTAGGTAAAAAAGGTATTTTAACTTTAGAATTTGCTAAAATGAAAAGTGTTCCAAATGAAGAAAAAAAAGCATTTGCAGAAAATTTAAATAAACAAAAAGAATTAGTTACTAATGCTTTAGAATCAAAAAAAGTAATTTTAGAAAAAGAGGCTTTAAATAAGAAGCTAGAAAATGAAAAAATTGATGTAACAAGATTTAACAATGAACTAACTTGTGGAGCTACTCATCCAGTGGTTGAAACAATGGATAGAATAATTACATATTTTCAAAATTTAAATTTTGCTGTTGAAGAGGGTCCTTTAGTAGAAGACGATTTTCATAACTTTGAAGCACTAAATCTTCCTAAATATCATCCAGCTCGTGATATGCAAGATACATTTTATAATAAAGATTATACATTACTAAGAACTCACACATCTCCTGTTCAAATTAGAACTATGCTTAGTCAAAAAACTCCAATTAGAATGATAGCACCAGGAACAGTATTTAGAAGAGATTTTGATATTACTCACACTCCTATGTTTCATCAAATTGAAGCATTAGTTGTTGATGAAGCAGATAAAGTTTCATTTGCAAATTTAAAACATGTTTTAGTTGAATTTTTACACCATATGTTTGGTGATGTTGAAGTAAGATTTAGACCTTCATTTTTCCCATTCACAGAACCATCAGCCGAAGTTGACATATCATGTGTATTTTGCAAAGGTGAGGGATGTAGAGTTTGTTCACAAACAGGATGGCTTGAAGTTTTAGGTTGTGGTGTTGTAGATCAAAATGTATTTAAAGCAGTTGGCTATGAAAATAAATCTGGATATGCTTTTGGATTAGGTGTTGAGCGATTTGCAATGCTAATTCATAATATTGGAGATTTAAGATCACTATTTGAAAGTGATACAAGACTATTAGGACAATTCAAATGATAATTACGAGAACATGGTTAGAAGAATTTATAGATATTTCAAAAATTTCTACGGATGAAATTTGCAAAACACTTAATTCAATTGGTCTTGAAGTTGATAGTCTAGAAAGAATTACAATTGTTCCAAAAGTAGTTATTGGAAAAGTTTTAGAAAAAAAGAAACATCCAGATGCAGATAAATTAAATATTTGTCAAGTTGATTTAGGGACACAAACAGTTCAAATAGTTTGCGGTGCTAAAAATGTAGATGCAGGACAATTTGTTCCAGTTGCAACTGTTGGTTGTGATATGGGAAATAATTTTATTATTAAAGAAGCAAAATTAAGAGGTGAACAATCAAATGGAATGATTTGTTCATCAACTGAACTTGGACTTACAAAATTAAATGATGGAATCTTA from Arcobacter venerupis includes these protein-coding regions:
- a CDS encoding c-type cytochrome, giving the protein MRELKILAVVVALTLITYWGVEPFAHSQMHPHVEAANYKFDKADEETSKDAVKKAEEALVKAEKSTNKKDIDAAKADIASLKEFEKTSNEFWASNKEAENLVGNVANGETLVTSNCTACHSIEAKGFPAVMDNASSAAAYGVVPPDLGTVGKLYTKEYLVAFIKNPPMASKVSHKFVDGKVHPMPNFDWLQPQEIADSVAYLKDIAPKEMTNKEVFINACQRCHSIKYADMKNGTMAAFTPSDDIKKYMGKVPPDLSQMIRSRGHEYLETFINDPQKHLPGTAMPRVGLTEEAQAQVISYLEEVGDSKKAQREELGPKFLIYLVIFAIFGFLWKASKWRDVH
- a CDS encoding cytochrome b — encoded protein: MAKFEKANSVGEWLDQRLNLTTFNKVMMTEYWIPKDINFLWAMGVLLATTFGILIISGIFLMMYYKPDINLAFDSVNYTIMQEVAFGWLFRHMHGVAASVVFLIIYIHMFTGIYYGSYKQGREMIWISGMLLFMTFSAAGFSGYMLPWGQMSYWAAMVITNLFGGVPVIGDALVVWIRGDFNVADATLTRFFMLHVFLLPITIMAIIGVHFYTLRIPHVNNQNSDEFDFDAEAEKYLAGNKKESKVIPFWPIFISKDLAVLGVFLIFYFYLVFFHYNFAMDPVNFDPADNMVTPAHIYPEWYFLWSYEVLRGFFFDIAGFKAFDIGLIAFAFANVIFLVLPWLDRDPKILPAHKRPVFFIWFWVLMIDLIVLTVYGKLPPTGANAWVGFFAALGFILLFVVLPIVTKIDAKKRGSL
- the acpP gene encoding acyl carrier protein — its product is MALLDDVKEVVIEQLDCDPAEVKEDSKFIEDLGADSLDVVELVMALEEKFDIEIPDEDAEKILTVADAINYIENNA
- a CDS encoding 6-carboxytetrahydropterin synthase, translating into MHWKISKEFEFCYGHRVWSQTLDAEFSLDSCLKCRHLHGHQGKILVYLEAHELKDGMVTDFKHLNWFKQFIDDVLDHKFILDLNDPLFSTLLPKIEKSELIKFDENFYLVDLTKFKDEENHIKELYEGYVIVDFVPTSENLSAWFLKIVQKKMDKLNIKVSHVEFLETPKSKSTFYA
- a CDS encoding beta-ketoacyl-ACP synthase II; its protein translation is MRRVVVTGIGTINSTGHNVKDSFKAVVDGVCGIDTITLFDASEFSVKIAGEVKDFDPTTVMDKKEVKKADRFIQLGIKAALEAMIDSGYVTQENKKVDASIADRFGMISGSGIGGLSTIERNSVVCETKGSRKVSPFFIPSSLANMLSGFISIEHNLRGPSLAHVTACAASTHALNDAVKTIMIGGADRVLVVGAESAICGAGVAGFAAMKALSTRNDEPKKSSRPFDIDRDGFVMGEGAGALVVEDLEIALARGAKIYAEIIGFGESGDANHITSPVMDGPLRAMKAAFEMAKSITGEYPKIDYINAHGTSTPVGDKNETAAIKALFDGKDIPLVSSTKGQIGHCLGAAGAIEAIFTIKALEEGIIPPTINIDNQDPECDLDYVANVARKANLTTVMSNNFGFGGTNGSVIFRKYEK
- a CDS encoding 7-carboxy-7-deazaguanine synthase QueE, yielding MLEINEIFGPTIQGEGKLVGTPSIFIRFGKCNFKCEGFQVEYETPSGIKKCACDSYYAVDTEFKDTWTKYKSYEEIVSEVNELLSKYPNNYKIDIVITGGEPLLYWNKIEFQKLIKHYINDGHKVTIETNASLNLNFEFDYQKEILFSMSVKLSNSLEPLKKRINKETLTKILTNTKKSYLKFVIGKDFLQDANKEIHAILEDIPKCEVYLMPLGDTADEINKNCEDVINMAIENGFRYCDRLHIRVWNNKRGV
- the queC gene encoding 7-cyano-7-deazaguanine synthase QueC translates to MNNKTKKAICILSGGMDSTLASYIAKNDGYEIIAVHFNYGQRTQDRELKAFRDICEDLKILEKYEIDIPFFTQIGASALTDKNIDVPTGGVETGVPITYVPFRNGIFLSITAAIAEKEGATAMYIGVVQEDSSGYPDCTDLFISDMKRAINQGTKEDTHIDIKTPLVHLSKAQIVLEAKKLNVPLEHTWSCYKEEEEACGVCDSCRLRLNGFKIANQIDPIAYKAL
- a CDS encoding 16S rRNA (uracil(1498)-N(3))-methyltransferase, which gives rise to MQFTYDEFCGKEILEIKDDVYNYLIKARRHKIDDEIYFRNLKDNNIYLYKISSIDKKKANLNLILSEEKILINEKKLHLGWCVVDPKTVEKYITSLNEMGVDKITFIYADYSQKNFKINIEKLEKILINSSSQCGRSDIIKLEISKGLENFIKENEDVYFLDFSTVCIDNKKDEIKTLVIGCEGGFSKNERGKFNSENIVGFNSNLILRSETAIISASSKILL
- the fabG gene encoding 3-oxoacyl-ACP reductase FabG, producing the protein MKFTGSNVLVTGASRGIGAQIAKTLAGFGLKVWINYRSGAEAAEAIKEEIEKAGGIAAIIKADVTNEDEFANAVKTIVDADGELSYLVNNAGITKDKLALRMSVADFNDVISANLTSGFIGCKEALKVMSKKRFGSVVNISSIVGEMGNAGQTNYSASKGGLNAMTKSFAKEAASRGIRYNAVTPGFIQTDMTHELKDEVKAEYEKNIPLSRFGQPSEIADAVAFLLSDHASYITGEILKVNGGLYV
- a CDS encoding molybdopterin molybdotransferase MoeA yields the protein MAINVQTAVDIISNLTLSLNFEIIPIENATSRICAQDVFATSFLPKFNNSAMDGYAIIYEDKNSELEIIDIIFAGDNNDKLLEKNSCIKIMTGAKIPENSTAIIPKEDIEELNDNKIKILKNVKEFQHIRYIGEDIKQNELLINIGDEINFSKIALLASQGISHIKVYKKPKVTIFTSGEELKLHYEKIESFQIYNSNTPTFISRTQELGCDVTFIGQAKDTIEAIKELVNNSLDADLIITSGGVSVGDADFTKEAFYELGFETLFDGINVKPGKPTVFGKIKDTYILNLPGNPLASALIFEMFGKILIQKFLGSKNIHQNFILGKIKDTFCTKKGKTTIIPGFFDGEFFEVSQKRSPGMVSILSSCNSMIIIDDEVETLKKDNLIKILPINWKFFSDIKKDFLTHE
- the accA gene encoding acetyl-CoA carboxylase carboxyl transferase subunit alpha; translation: MAAYLEFEDKIKKIEDDIIIAKTKADEHAVDILEKKLEKEVEKTFKNLSDYQKLQLARHPDRPYSLDYINGLLTNAYEIHGDRHYVDDHAIVCYLGYINDQKVLVIGEQKGRGTKDKLFRNFGMPNPEGYRKALRAAKMAEKFQIPILMLVDTPGAYPGIGAEERSQSEAIARNLYEFADLTTPTVSVVIGEGGSGGALAISVADKLAMMRYSVYAVISPEGCSAILWNDPSKVETAANALKITAENLKELNLIDDVINEPLIGAHRKKEEAILALKEYFLNSLTELKKLTPEERSNKKYEKIMNLGSFLEK